A genomic segment from Drosophila miranda strain MSH22 chromosome 5, D.miranda_PacBio2.1, whole genome shotgun sequence encodes:
- the LOC117189253 gene encoding uncharacterized protein LOC117189253, with product MLDPLLSQQGDEIVQFLAELIARTDTLTARHGLESSCGRCWRHRMPYLPPRKRLGMTRWLPCAECIGITAHLNWRSRSSCARARSPAARLLQCWKSLLIHDGWLAGTPQTLSGGF from the exons ATGCTGGATCCGCTCCTGAGTCAGCAGGGTGATGAGATAGTCCAGTTTCTGGCTGAGCTCATCGCTAGGACGGACACTCTGACTGCTCGCCACGGGCTGGAATCCAGTTGTGGTCGCTGCTGGCGGCACCGAATGCCATACTTGCCTCCCAGGAAGAGGCTGGGAATGACTCGCTGGTTGCCGTGTGCGGAGTGCATCGGCATAACTGCTCATTTGaactggaggagcaggagctcttGCGCCAGAGCGCGCTCGCCGGCGGCTAGGTTGCTGCAGTGCTGGAAATCCCTGCTGATTCATGACGGGTGGCTGGCGGGGACGCCGCAAACCCTGAGTGGCGG CTTTTGA